The nucleotide sequence CGTCTCTCCTTTTAGCAAATTTTAAAGTTCCACAatgtcaaattatttataaggaTTATAGGAACTAAGTTTTAGAAATCCGCGCAAAAATACAGTGAccttattttcaatttcaaagcTAGTTTTTGAAGGCAGGGTAcccaagaaattaaaataaaatataaaatagatgtaACATAACGTGCTTTTTGAGTATCTTGGCACGTGGTAAAAACAGAATAGTGCTCCATTGAAGAAAACATCGAGGACCTtgaaattccattaaaaaaaaatcacccCAGAAAATGTCCAATTTTATCATCAGCTGTGTTCCAGCGAACGATATTGCCCCACCCTGTTGCGCGCCAGTGCTGCGACGGTCTTTAAATAtcttatagaaaaatttgagaaaatggTCACAAAAAATTTGCTTTCAATTTAAGGTGTATTGAAATTACGTTCTATCGCGAAAATGTTAAGCTCGACCTCTAACTCTGTGTACTTACCATTTGTACCATAGTGATCAGAGGCTTAACATGCGAAGTTAATTTCTGCATCTTCGGTCCATGAGATGCCAACAGATAATATGAGTACATAATCACGTGTATAATAGAGTTGACTCCACCCACAGTTACAAAAAATCCGTTGGGAACGTATTTGACGAACCCCCACACTATGAGCGCCGTCGATACGTGATGATACACGTGCAGGAATGAGATCTGCTGAGTTTTCTTCCGGAGCACGAATAGAATAGTCTCAgtgaaatcgattattttcagaCAAAGTGCGTACCAACTAACACTGGTCATCTGTGATTGTAATGGGACATAATAAGTACTCAaatgttattcaaattaatgCAATCATTGTCAATAAGAGTGCGATGGCAATGCATCaagtttgattttaataatctgtACCTTGTACGGGTTGCGACTGTAGGGATCCTCGTTCTCATCGGTGCATCTCCAATATGCATTTGAGTACCATCCAGCATCGAGTAGGTTATACACTATCGCGGCGTTCGCAAAGATCTGGAATATGTTGTACCAGTAGATGAATGTTCGGAAAGAGTACGGTTTTCTGTCTT is from Augochlora pura isolate Apur16 unplaced genomic scaffold, APUR_v2.2.1 APUR_unplaced_3763, whole genome shotgun sequence and encodes:
- the LOC144477792 gene encoding very long chain fatty acid elongase AAEL008004-like, which translates into the protein MESPVPLLLMTFAYLYFVLIYGPRFMKDRKPYSFRTFIYWYNIFQIFANAAIVYNLLDAGWYSNAYWRCTDENEDPYSRNPYKMTSVSWYALCLKIIDFTETILFVLRKKTQQISFLHVYHHVSTALIVWGFVKYVPNGFFVTVGGVNSIIHVIMYSYYLLASHGPKMQKLTSHVKPLITMVQMVQFVGLMMYSIQYYFSYCPGMKLPAFIITFDLLVNLILFSNFYRQTYAKKEIKVNTE